AACAAGAAAGTATTTTATAGAGATTTTAGTGAAATCTTTTGATCAACTAAGACATTTTATTTGGAAGAGTGAAATACACTGATTTTACTGATGATTATGGCAAATACTAAAAACTAAGTTGTCATGAAACTCAGTTGGTTTATAGGATAATGGAGGGATAATTAAGATTCTGTTTTACCAAAAACAATATTCCAGCAATCTTTTTCTGTCTCAAcctagatgacgtcatcaaacaGGATGTAACACTGTCAGATGTTCAGCGACCAAATATTGACAGAAATGTTCCGGTATGTACACCTCAATATTGGACATATCAATTTTAATAGCTTACACAGTAATCAGGTATTGCCATTTGGTCTGATATCCATTTGATGGACAGGTATAGTTTAGACTATTCAAATGCATTCAAGTTTCGTTTAAAATCATAATGATAGTCAAGTTAATCTATATTTGTATGACAGGCGTGGTCAGTGAAGCAGAGACTTACATTTCCTGATTTTTAATGTtccattaaataattaattcatgTAAAAAGGAAGGTGTTTGTTCTTTCTAGAATAACATCTTTCACATTTAATTATAGTTGACTCCCTCCTTTTTGTTTCTAATATTCACGTTGGTATGGTAAATATCATCAGTATAACCACTAATAACTCTAGTTTTCCATAAACTAAATACTATATAGAATATGACTTTATAGAACTTCCAGATTCAGCCTTCACGGATTAAACTGGATAAGGAATATGCCGCTAGACGACAGACGATGCTGGATGCCTGTGCAGGACGAGAATTTGATAAAGAAATGAGAGGCAATAGTTCCCAGGATTCCGTGAAAGACCACATCGTAGTAGACAGAAACCATCGCATTCTATACTGTGCTATCGAGAAAGTTGGATCGACGTTTTGGAGACGCCTTTGGCAGGTAtcttttattttcagttttcaaataatttcataataaggtatgatatacatgtaggcaTTGACAAAGAGTTCGTCCTCTCCCTAATGGTGAATTGAAATGACGTACCACAAGTTGGTGTAGTATTTGGAGCTATTTTGTCCGCCAAACACCTTTCCGTTTTATACAGGCTCATGTTAGTAACACTTACTGTGAAACACTTTATTTTCTCGTACATATTATTTCCAGTCTTCGTTATTCTAAATATATTTGCAAAGACATAACGTTTCTTAAACAATCGTACATCAATATGATCTTTTTACACACTTATTCGCGTAACATTTGAATTCGTTTTTAGCGGGAATATTTACTTACAAAGAGTAACGTCACATTATCATGAGAGATACTAGTACAACACAAACGTTATGGGGTATTTCATTGTACATGAATCAGTTGAACGACTTTTGCAGGTGCTGACTGGACTTAGTTCTGCAGCTCATCCCTACGACATACCACCAGGAGCAGCATTAGGAGGTGGTCAAGAAACActcaaaaatatcttttttgaTGAAATCCACTCAATGATCTCAACTTACCGAAGTTTCATCATTACTCGACATCCATTTTACCGCATCTTCTCTGGATATGTCGACAAACTGTTTTCACCGAACCCGATGTTTTGGAATTCTTTGGGAGTTTACATAATTGAAAACTTCAGAGAagaaaaaaggaaacaaaatattGCTTGTGGAAGTGGCGTCACTTTTCGGGAGTTTGtcaaatatttaattcattCCGAAACACACAACAGCCGTAGAAATGGACATTTTTTACCGATGTTCGACCATTGCCGTCCATGTCAAATTAAATATGACGTTATAGGTAAAATGGAGTCGTTTGTTGACGACACTCTGTATATCGTAAAGTCGTTAGGGTTTACTGATATGGCTTTTACTCTGAATAAAACCATGAGATCGGGAACTGTAAGTGACACCATCAAGGACCAAGTAAATATACTTTATGCATATAAATCAAGTATTTGCATTAGTTTTTATGACGCACAGAAGATAATGTGGAAAAAATTTCAAATACGGGGAGTAATAAGTAAACATTCGAAGTTTCCGTTTTCTAGAACCCAGGCTGGGAATGTAACACAGCGTGATTACATTACGGCGGTTACTAGCGCCATCGGTGACGCACGCGACAAGGCACGTGCTTCTCAATATCGCCAGGAGGCGTTCCTGGAGGCGTTTAGATCAGTCGATAAAAATGACATGAAAAAACTTATTGATATAACGCGTGTAGATTGTGAAGTATTTGGATACGATTGTTCGTTATCTACTTTATATCACAAATTTGAAGACTCTCGAAGTGATaccaaatattttgatattgatcagtgatcaaatatatatgacatattttatttatgctTAATGCGAGTggttcatatttcatattttagtgCCTTAAAAGTTTATTACTTATTcttgatattaaaatattaaaaaagattCCTGaaagtttataaaaatattaagagAAGTGCCTTAGATTAACATTAGTGGTCTAGATTcactttcaaaataatttataatgacgtcacaataaatacctacccgcaagggagataatttcgTAATACACaaagaatttttgtttttgtttttgtcttatACAAATAGACGAAGTCTATATATGTGACATCATTAAGGATTATCCTAAagctatatttacatttcattgcGAAACTGTATGACATGAAATATTCGTGTGTATTTTCATTCGCGGTTTGGAGATTTGATACTTTTTCGTGGATAGAAATTTTTGTGGTTATCCCGTGGAACAATGGTGGTGAAAAATATACCGGTATACAAACAAAATTCGTTGTGTTTATATTTGTGGTACTACAGCAGccatgaaaattacaaagagtTTCTGCACAATtaacatttcatgttatacataacatacatttttcaaataaagtttGTAAAACTAGATAACCGTTATGAAGCATAAGCAATTAAATGTCGGATTGTAATAAGATATTTTCCTGATTATTGCGCAGTTGTCAAGCTTACCTGGAAGTTATGCTCAAGTCACACCTTTTGTAACATATTGATAATGTAATCATCAATAATACAAAATTGATTCTTCACAACAATGCTCCCTCATGGTCATATTATTGATTGATACTGAAACAAGCATAACAATAGGATTTTTAATAGCGTTTTGTATTTTTGGGGTAAAATCCTgcaaatttaatattataaggGGTCTTTGAAGTCCTATTGGCTGCTGAGAAATATATTCCATAATAGTTATCTGTTATGAACCGATATATGTTTacctaaaaatgataaatttcgCATGAAGGTTGTGTggcatgtatgtatatgtatgtgtgtatgtataaaCGTACGGACGTAAGTGGATGGTTGTGTGGTGgcgatgtgtgtgtgtgtgtgtgtgtgtgtgtgtatgtttaaCGTAAAGTAAGTAGATGTGTTATCGCGGCGCGTCTATGTGGGTGTTAGACAGGTTATGGAATTACAAAGATAAATCCATGTAAGTGAAACGAAGTAAGAAACAAAGAAGTAAGGTAATGATGTTTGCTTCCAGCAGTCATATTCTTCATGTCTGAGTGTAAAAAAGGATAATTTCGTGATGCCGATACATGAATTATTCTAGAGGGATTATAATTGTGATATATAGTTTTAGATATTATTCTGagtgaaatataaagtttaatggTGAAAAGATAAAAGTGGTATCTTTCACTCGAATGAAAATATCAGCGCAACATTACCTATAGTGACAATATCGTATTGGcgtaattttgtattttgtaactgaaCAGAACATTAAGAGGTAAAGGGAACATATGTTGCTATTCCGAGAAAAAATATAAGAGTCCTATTAATCATAACTgctatatttttaattttttaaagaagacACTCTTACTCATACAATCTAATGCGTCGTCAAATAGGTATATTTGAGTAAGCAATAACCGCAAAACGAGAACACGGACATATTCTTTATGGTATGTACTCCCATATATCCATGTGAGAGAAAAGTTTAATACAGGAAAATTGTCACTTTttagaggtgtacatccttattATCGGGTTCGAACTTGCTCTGTATCGGTGGACATGTTTGGTTATTATCTAGTTCTGTTCTAGTATTtcagtatttataatattttttcctatttcaatttattttgcGGTTCTATTGGTTTagtattgtatataattttggtcttcattgttttcaaaatgatgAACATAAAAAAGGAGTAAATTAACATGTCATGCACTTAAATACTATGAGATTACTATCGATGACTGCTAGTTAAAAATTGAAGTGCCATTTAGTGTAGgaactaaaaaaatcatttcatttttcatataattaaacgTTAATGAATTTAGTTTCAACCGCTACACTTATCGGCTTTCATTCATTTTGTCATCAATTTATTGACATCTATGAACACTCATTTTGAAAAGCGATATGGAAATAAGACAAGAATCTGGTACTATGGAAAATATTTGGTGCAATTTGGACAAAACATAACATTTGCTGTTTTTCTTTGCACGaggaaaaaaatgtcaaattgcGGTAGACAAATTCTGTTTGATGGTATTTCAGAAATTTAGATAGTCAAATCATACAGATTGTGCTTTAGTTCTGTCAGATATAAATTGTGATTATTTTGTTGGATTTTAAGTATCTAAGGTGACATCTTTATACCCTAATTATATTAATGCATTGAGTATTACATAAACTACACCTACAAATCCTTGTGAAAATAAGATGAACTCATATGCAATGGCACAAATATCTACCAATGTATTGACAgacatatcaaagtttatacaaATTGTGTCACACTAGCACGGGATTTCTCCTCGACATTTCAGGGGAATTTCTCCGTCTGGATTACAAGCCTGATTAACaattgtatttttcattaaCAACGTTGCTATTTGGTTATAAGCTCATCAGTTGGCagaatttgataattttatcatGATCTTTAAACGAATTTACAATCGATACTACTGTAACAGAAATTGTTCATTTATTTAGTGGAATTGATAGCTGTATCGATATACTGTTTGcaattcataaataaataatagatAGAGACATGTGATAAATTACATTTCGGAACCAAAAAAGAAGTGCAAAAGGAACATATCTATTACATCACGTGAACATTGGTCATGTtttattcaaacatattttgCAATATGACAGGACTTTGATGATTTATTACTTAACTTATCAATTTCCAAGATATGTTTGTAAAACCACGCTTTGATTGTCATTTAAATATCGGCTTCACATGGAACTTAAAATcgaatataaatcaatatttatctAAATATCATCACGATGTGTCATTCGTTATTTTTATTGTAATCGTTTTAATCGAAACATTCATTCATTGACGaatttgataattataattcTGATGagtgtttttaaaacatttacaattatctatatgtgaaaaaaatgtttaatacaGGAAAATGTTGACTTTTCAGAGATCCTTAAACGTCGGGTTCGACCTTGTTTTGTATCGAATGAAAGGTCGTGAAAAGATTGGTTTGATAATAACGAGTTCTGTACTTGGCTCTGTATTTGTCATATCTATGTTTCTAATTTCCTATTTTCAACCAATTTTTCGATGCAATTGGTTAccgtatactatatatataaggtcttcattgttttaaaaataatgaacataataaataaatgtagtaTAATTTTTCGCATTTAAAAACTCCGTTGTGATTACTATCAATGACTGATAGTTATTGATAGTTGTAGTTAAACATTTTGTGTATTAACTGAAAATAATTACCAAACTAATAATAATTTCACTcttaatatcattaaaacagTACAGAAGTTTCGTCTTAACcgatataatatattatatgtttccGCTTATTTTGTCATAAATTAAATGGCATTAATATTAGCATTTGTTGTGGGAAATAAACGATATGGAATTAGAAAACAATAGGGCAATTTGGAAAGAATATTGTAGCAATTAGGACAAACATACTCTCATGATAAAGAATCTATTTAGAAATAAAGAtcgagttatctttctttgcactctttgtttttgtatcatttatttAGAATTTTAACGTTGTCattgattaaaaaatatgttcTGACAACAGGTTTTAGATAAAGTTTCCATAACAAATTGGTAAACTTTTTAACGATTTACATCGGATATTATGAAGTCAACCTATGTCACATGAAACGAAAATTGAATTTTAGCAGTTGCATCGTCGGTTGCAGACTCTTCCTTAAAGAATGAGGAATTGATATCTTTATCGTTTTTTTAACAGATAGATGCAATTCATAAATAAAAGACAGAGACATGTGAATGAAGCAGAATCACGTTCTACATGGGAACGTATACTGTGAGACCTTTAAAGCATTTATTTTTGACAGAATTGGTTTTTTTAATACAATTACGCATAATCTACTGTCGCCTGAAAAAAAGCACAAGTCAGAAGATTTTCTGAAGAGCAATCGATATACTTACGAAACGTACATTTTATGACAAAGGGATATGTGATTACGTCGCTGGCTCGACAAGTTAACTGTCAGGAGTATGTGTGATTATAGTAATGACCATAAACTGCTGTGAGCATGTCTGTCAAAGTATGGCTGGGGCACGATTCTGTCGTGTCTAAGTCCAATAACACCCTTTAAGTGCACAAAGAACACATCCTTTACATCACATGGTCACATGGATattggtaatgttttatacaaacgtattttgcaatttttagtTTGACAGGACCCTGCcgatttatgattttaaaaacatgctatGATTGTTATTTAAATATCGGCTATACACGAACCcaaaaattgaatataaattaatatttatataattgtcatgtctttttaatttttttttagttttggcGAGATATTCATTTGTTGCATAAATcttaataataaatatgatatgCGTGCCATTAAAAATCGTTTTGTCAACCTTGCTTATAGGCGTTAATTATCCCGAGAGAAGCGACGTGCCGACCATTATTCACAGTAATTCCTTCCACTTTATATTTTTATGCGGTCGTTTCCCTGACATGTTCCTCAGTCACACAGTACACTTTTTACTTCCTCTAGACACTTTTACGCATGGCTTTTATAGTGTAGGTTTTCACTTTTAAGGGTCATCTGATAGTTCCCTCAAGCGCTTTTTCTTAATGTCCCGAATTAGATAGGAATAAAATTTCTGAAGAATACTCAACTTTATGTCGCAGCGGTGCTGCTTATTCTACATCATATACGTTACCAGTGATATTTAATCTAATCGATTTTTTGGTATCATGACAAAATTCACTAGTAAATTACGGCCCACGTTCTTAAATCAAAGATTCTAAAATCTTTAGGCTTACACGGAAAGAGTTGAATATAGACAGTTAATGTCATAAAGCTACGCTCATCGATcgttcaaaatgtttttttgtatttgattcAGTAGGATAACAATCACAGCagaaacaattacatgtaaaatgatTCTAAAACATAGGATACTTCTGATACACAAATTTCCTGAGATATCTTACCAAGAACTGTTGATCATTTCCATTTTGTGTTCGATCTTTGgacattacagagttacctccctttaagGTGGTTATCCAttataatgtcattattttgtgaggaAAATTCACTTCGGTTTCTCTGAAAAGTAAGACGTTATTTTCGCAAACATGTTGTGTAATGATCGATACCTACCTTTAAAgggcagataaatctgtaatgtGCATATACAGAATTATAATGCATTCTGTTTCGATTTATCGGTGAAATGACCACCTAATGAATTTCATAAACAATATGACCTGCTGCACTTATTGACAAACACCACTCGACTTCTAGTAGAAGTGGGTATACGCAATTTTACATACATTAGACTTCATCTCTTATCCATATTCTTATTTACTTTGAGTAATGGAATTTCCAGACACTAAACTAGTATTCGGTGTAAATTGTGATAGTGCGAAGCTGATCAAAATATAAGGTAAGAACTTAGTGTATTTCAGTAACTTTGTGAAGAGGAAATCCTTATTGGTCTTTAATAGAATTATTGTTACATTTGAACAGGTTTTACTTGAGGAATATAAGACTATTTCATAGGGATATTCAACCCGAGGTGTAACTAAATCAGGTAAAATCCGACAGCTCTTCCAAGGGTTCTACCTAATTGAGTGATTCCGAGGGTGGAATGTATTCCCATCGTTCATACCaaacatatgaaagagtattttttatttcattctttgAAGTTATTTACAAATACGTATTTGATTGAAAATCGTATGTTTTCTACTCCTGGTTTCAGCATTTGTAGGAgtcattgatgacgtcataagtaTGACACGTCATAtaactattgtgacgtcactataaGGCTTTCTTGTCCAGTCGCTAGTGGGATGAATATGTAATATGGTGTTAACAAACGATGATAAACGTTTGAATATTCTTTTCCAAAATTACATTTGAAAACATGCCGATTCAATTGCattaattgacattttattcAACTGAAGCAAATAAAACAGTATTTCAGTACAGTCGCTGTACAGTATTACTATGTCATATTAATCACACATTACAACATTCATAAGAAAACATCATTGTGAATGTAATGCTCCCACTTTTTGAATGTCTTTGAATCagtttttgaattattttaatcTTTTGGGTTATGCAATTTTAACGCGAACGGAAATTTAACTGGAAACAGTTTTGTTCTGGGACCGTTTCAGAACAATAACATTTAATACTTCCTCGTATCTAAGAAAATCGAAAGAAGCAATTTGAAACGAATGCCATCGCAATCCAAAAATCTTCCTTGACTCTTAAAACACAATAATGTCATTTCTATTCAGATAACTACTGTGGTATTAAGCGTCTTAAGTTGAAATAATCAAACGTGGAAGCACAATTTTCTAGAAATATCGCATTTACCCTCCACACCAATGCAATTACACGTTAACGCGATTTTAGAAATGTTAACAAGATTTGTCAAGGAGCATTTCTAGTGTAGTCCCCACGGGCAAAGATTACTGAGTATGTCCTCCATTAGTCAAGGTCGATCTAATCAAATACACCGGGAACCCACATGAGAGCTGGACGTCTTCTGGAGGCGGACACAAATTAATTGACAACTccatacatgttatatcatCAAAAGGATATTTCAAATCTTGCAGAAAAAACGCAAAGCATTACGAACAGGATTTTGTTCTTTCAAGTTTTTCATGCTAAGAGCATTTCGTTAAAGCACAACACAATTGTTAAAATTCCCGAATTGAGTAAAAggaaagtaaaaaataaatgcaCGAAAAATGCCAGTTGAAAAATATCTTATCCCCATAGGGATTGCCTTGGTATCGAAATAATTTCGACTAATCGTAAGTGCGATTGGCAAAATGTAGCAAGTAATGATTTCAAAACCTTTTATGATTCTTGGTTGTATCGTGATGATGGAATTTTCACACAAGGTGATGTAATTTAATATTTCGATGTTACGTTGCGGTAGACTGTCTGGCTTGTTATCTGACGGAGAGAACGCTTAATACTGGGATTCCTGGGTCTACTCTCGTAGTAGTACTTCATGCGTTTCCGTTCATATCCATCTGTAATTATTGTTGCTATATATCTTGTCATAACAACTGTTTAGTCAGAAACTAAAAGTATACCATTTACTCGAAAGAAAAATGTTTCTGCAGAAATTTATGACATACATAAAGTGTGCGTATCTAATTGTGTTTCCTTGTTGTTTTCAGTGATTATCAAATGTGATCTGACATTTCATTGCTTCGGCGGGATGTTATAGTAGACAAAGGTTATAAAACCATTCATTCTGTTCGCGTTATCAAAAGATTGTCAGGAGGGAGCATTTTGTGTTGCAATTCTTAAAGCATCATtattgactttatctttttgcCTATATTTGTAATCGATACAGTCTAAGAGTACACACTTAACAATTAACTCGCTAAGCCATCAATCAATACTCAAAAACGTATTTGGTACagatttatttcattgttctCTTCTTTTCAAAAATTGCAGTCTTGTTGAGCGTAATTCAGTCGAGCTGAAGAATGATACAAAAATGATCCAACACAAGATGTAACATTGACATCAGGAAAAGTAACAGATTGATCCAGGTGTTGGTATTGACAAAATGACCAATATGTGTCAATACCTGACCGCATGATGGTGTTTCATGATGGTAGACGGGGTTTGGACTAGCCTTGAGCTGTCACCTCGTATGTCTGCTTCCTATAATTATACTCTCCTTGTGTTCGATCGGGGCCCAGGCCAACCCGTCATAATGCCCGGATGTGTAGGGGCCGATGACACGTAATAGATTTGAGAGGATTTATTTGCATTACACCAGACCCATCTAGTCGATAACGCAGCTAACATAGAGTCGATGTCCCTGCCACTCGAATGCCACGTAATCCGTCTCCCGTCGTAGGTAAATTAAATCCAGTCAATTCCACAATTGCACATGCCAGTATTTCGGAAACCGAAAACAAAATTGTCTGGTATTGGTGAAATGAAATCTAGAAATACAGCACAACCATGATTATAAACGAATCGCACAATAACGTCATTATGAGGATTTCATAATACCACATGATGTCCTTCAGACAAAAGAACAATATTACCGATATCTTACAGATCTTGGAGATCAATTTATTCAAATGTTTGTGTTCGAAAACTCGATAACTTATCAGACGTGCGTCTGCTTGGTGATGTCCTTTCAAAAAGTGTCCATTGGTATCGAACTTAGTATAAATGTTCCATGATAGAGAAGAGGATATGGACGAAAATATTTCGCAGTATGTTAATACTTTGTCAGCATTTGTTGATAAAATACCACAATAAAGATACTATTTATTATTACCATTTGTGAAAGTAATATACAACGAAATGGAAAATGTCAAACAATGACGAATTTCTTATTTCCAATGAATGTTCATGCCTTCGACTCCCCATTGGCACAGTGGAACATGGTGTTGTGACCATGTGATAGGTTAGTTCCTACAATTCGTGTCCGTCATCTCCTCAACAAACACTTAATGGTTAGAGCTACATCGTCTTTATTGATGAACACGTTGAATTTTGTTCCCTCGCAACACACTCTGGCTTCGTACGTTGTCATGGTCTCATTGGACGAGACCACAGTCTGACCATGGTGCACACATCTCGTGGATATTTTTGTCCTCGGCTGAAAAAAGTAAAACATTCTATTTAAATTACGCATCATTAGTTTTGTAAACATTAATGCATTCAATTATGGTTTTTTAAGATTTAAACATTGACCTTAATCACTCAATCGCCACAGCTAATAAGTAATTGGATTTTTTACCTTGACCATTTTGCTTCCTTCTGACGCCAAGAGGTGAATGGAATGTGAAATAATACCTCTTAGATAGACGGGAATtgggaaaatataaaaaaaaacaagaacaacAACTCAAATGCAGATGGATTGTAAGGTTTCGTCAGGTACCTTTACGAATATGCCACAACACCCTAGAGTTAGATGGATTGAAAGAATATCAGGGACTTAAAATATATACCTAACCCCAAAATTCTAAATAAAAAGGATATGAAATCAATAacaattatttgatataaacCAAAACAATAATACTAACAGTAATATCATCATTGATCTTGAGATAATTGAAGCGAGATTGAACTTTTTGACAATAGATTATTTAGATTTTGTAGATTAAAAagatcaaaatgtgtttcataTACAGTTATAAAATGCATCCGCGTGATTTGTGATGATTAATGCATAAAGAGATTGGATTGagtatatgatttatatttatgatttatataaaatatattcata
The nucleotide sequence above comes from Argopecten irradians isolate NY chromosome 1, Ai_NY, whole genome shotgun sequence. Encoded proteins:
- the LOC138325626 gene encoding carbohydrate sulfotransferase 11-like, with the translated sequence MSLFLCFVFMIYHYYSTSIFFNFMYSQQDTKMSMSYRRQCRYILCVCFIFGLTVILRDAHVCLDGTSKYQNPSLHDVIKQDVTLSDVQRPNIDRNVPNFQIQPSRIKLDKEYAARRQTMLDACAGREFDKEMRGNSSQDSVKDHIVVDRNHRILYCAIEKVGSTFWRRLWQVLTGLSSAAHPYDIPPGAALGGGQETLKNIFFDEIHSMISTYRSFIITRHPFYRIFSGYVDKLFSPNPMFWNSLGVYIIENFREEKRKQNIACGSGVTFREFVKYLIHSETHNSRRNGHFLPMFDHCRPCQIKYDVIGKMESFVDDTLYIVKSLGFTDMAFTLNKTMRSGTVSDTIKDQVNILYAYKSSICISFYDAQKIMWKKFQIRGVISKHSKFPFSRTQAGNVTQRDYITAVTSAIGDARDKARASQYRQEAFLEAFRSVDKNDMKKLIDITRVDCEVFGYDCSLSTLYHKFEDSRSDTKYFDIDQ